CTACGACGCCGACCGGGCCACCTACAACCTGCTGACCCCACAGCGCCCAGCGGTGGTCGTCGGCGTGGTGAACGCCGACGACGTACGGGAGACGGTGCGGTTCGCCCGCCGGAATAGCCTGCCGGTGGCGGTCCAGGCGACCGGGCACGGCGTCGGGGTGCCGGCCGACGGCGCGGTGCTGATCAACACCAGCCGGATGACCGGCGTCACGATCGATCCCGACGCCCGCATCGCCCGGGTAGAGGCAGGCGTACGGTGGCAGCGGGTGATCGACGAGGCCGCGAAGTATGGTCTCGCCGCGATCAACGGGTCGTCTCCCACGGTCGGCGTGGTGGGCTACACCCTCGGTGGCGGGCACAGCCCGTTCCTCGGCCGCTCCTACGGCTACGCCGCCGACCACGTCACCGCGGTCGACATCGTCACGCCCGACGGCGAGCTGCGCACCGTCACCGCCGACCTGGAGCCGGAGCTGTTCTGGGCGGTACGGGGCGGCAAGGCGAACTTCGGCGTGGTGACCGCCATCGAGTTCCGGGTTTTCCCGCTGGAGCGGCTCTATGGCGGTGCGCTCTTCTTCCCCGGCAGCCAGGCCCGGCAGGTACTCCAGGCGTGGCGGTCGTGGATCGAGGACACTCCGGACGAGCTGACCTCCTCCATCGCACTGCTGCGGCTGCCGCCCGTGGAGGCGGTGCCGGAGCCGCTCCGCGGCCAACTGGTGGTCCACGTCCGCATCGCCCATCTCGGCTCGGCCGAGGAAGGCGCGCGCTTGGTCGCGCCGCTGCGGGAGGCGGGCACGGTGCTGCTGGACAGCGTGGTGGAGCTGCCGTACACCGCCGTCGCATCGATCCACAACGACCCGGTGGACCCGCTGCCGGTCTGCGAGCGTTCGACCCTACTGCGGGACCTGACGCCCGCAGCCCTGGACCGGATCGTCGGGCTGGCCGGGGAGGGGTCCGAGGTTCCGGTCACGGTGGTGGAAATCCGTCATCTCGCCGGCGCGCTGCGCCGGGCCCCGCAGGTGCCGAACGCGGTGGCCAACCGGGAAGCGGCCTTCCTGCTCTTCGTGGCCAGTGTCACCGCGCTGGACGCGGTGCCGGCGCACGTCGCGTACCACGCCCGGATCATCGAGGAACTGGCGGAGTGGGACACCGGTCGCGCATTCGCCAACTTCCTCACTCCCGGTAACGGGGCGGCCGACCACGTCGCCTCCGCATACCCGCCCGGCGTGTACACGCGTCTGGTCGAACTCAAGCGGCGCTGGGATCCTGACAACCTGTTCCGGTTCACCCACACCATCCACACCGACTGACCGCATTGCGGTATCCGGCGCCCTGGACAGGCGCCAACATCGGTGCCAACGGTAATCGGCGGCACACCATACGACAGACTCGGCATCCCGCCGCCGAGTCTGTCGTATATTCGGACCGACCTCATCTGGCAAGGGCGGGAATGGTACACAAGCTGCGACCAGGTGACCAGGAGCCCGCCGGCAGCTCGATGGTGCTGTGCCACCGGCTGATCGGTCGGGATGTCGAGCTGGCCCGAATCGAGGAGTTGCTGCGGCGGACCGACTCCGGCGGCGGCGGTGCGCTGCTATTGCAGGGCGAGCCGGGCGCCGGCAAGTCCGCCCTGCTCGCCGCCGCCACCGCCGCGGCGTCCTCCCGAAGGATGCGGGTACTCGGCTGCGTGGGCGCCGCCACCGAGACCCATCTGCCCTACGCCGGCCTCCAGCAGGCCCTGCGGCCGGTGCTGCCGATGGTCGACCAGCTACGGCCGGCGCAGCGGAACGCGCTGGGCGCGGCGCTGGGGCTGACCGACGGTACCGTCCAAGGGCCGTTCCGGGTCGGGCTGGCCACGCTCGAACTGCTCACCTGGTACGCCGCGGAGCGGCCGGTGCTGCTCACGGTCGATGACATCCAGTGGCTCGACCGGTCTACCTGCGACGTGCTCGCCTTCGTGGCGCGTCGGCTGTCCCACGACCCGGTGGTGATGATCAGCGCGGGGCGGGCGCAGGAACTCGCCGACAACCCGATCGCGTCGATCGACCTGTCGTCGGCGCGGCTGGGTGCGCTGGCCGAACCAGACGCCGCCGCCCTGATCCGGCGGCACGCCGCCGACCTTCCCGGCGACGTGCTGCGCCGCGTGCTGTCGGCCTCCTCCGGCAATCCACTCGCCCTCGTCGAGTTGCCCAAGGCACTGCGCCATTCGAGCACGGAAGTCCTCGCCGGGAGCGGCCTCCCCCTCACCGCGCGGCTCGAACGTGCCTTCGGGGAGCAGTTCGATGACCTGCCGGCCGACGCCCAGGCCGTGCTGGCGGCGGCGGCGCTCAACGACGGCGGGAGCGCCGCCGAGGCGAGCGAGGCCGCGGCCCGGCTCACCGGTATGGGGGCCGGCGTCGACACCCTCGCCGCCGCCGAGACACGCGGCATGGTGACCATCGCCAATGGCCGGCTGTCCTTCCGGCATCCCCTCGTCCGTTCGGCGATCTGCCAGTCCGTGTCCCCGGCGCGGCGGCGCGAGGTGCACGCGGCGCTCGCCGACGTTGTCGCCGACCCCGTCCGTCGCCTCTGGCACCGGGCGGACGCGAGTGCGGGCCCGGATGACGGGTTGGCGGCGGAGCTCGAGCAGTTGTCGACGAGACTGCTGCAGCGGGGTTCTCCGGCGACGGCGGCGGCCGCCCTGGAGCGGGCGGCCGGGCTGTCCAGCGCCGACAGCGAGCGGGGCCGGCGACTGATTATCGCGGTGCACATCCACTCCGGCAGCGGCGCGTACGAGGACGCAACCCGGCTGACCAACCTGCCGCAACTGCCCTCCGACGCGCTGACCCGCTCCTACCTGCGGATCGTCCGGCAGTTCACCGAGGGCCGCTGGATGAGCGCCGAGAGCATCCCGACACTGGTCGAGGCCGCCCGCCGCTTCCACGCCGCGGGGGCGACGGAAGCTGCGATGCTCGCGTTGCTCGGCGCCACCACGGCAGGGTGGTGGGGGGACGCCAGCGCCGAGGCATGCAGTCCGCTGCTGGCCATTGCACAGTCGCTTCCGGTGCCGGCGGACCACCCCGCGCAGATCCTGGTGTCCGCCATGGCCGAACAGCACGAGCGTGGCCCCGAGATCCTGCGACAGCTGCGCGACTTGCCGCTGGGTGGGCCAGACCGGGGCATCCACGCGCTGGTCGAGATCGGCACCGCGTTGGGCTACCTGGGCGCCCTGCCGGACTACTACCGGTTGATGGCGACCGTGGCGGACAGCACCCGCGCCGACGGCCAGTTCGCCCTGCTTGCCATGGTGCAGGCCATGCAGTCGTGGGTGGGCCTGCTGCTCGGCCGGGCCGGCGCGGCGGCCGCGGCCGCCGCGGAGTGCCGGTCACTGTCACCGCCGAGTGGTCCGGAGCGCACCTCCGAACTGGCCCGGCTCGCCGAGGCGATGTTGGCGGCCCGGCGCGGCGAAGTCGACAAGGCCGAGTCGGCCGCGGCGGTGGCGGAGGCGGCGCTGCTGCGCGCCGGTGCCCACCCGCTGCTCGCCCTGGTGCAAATGGTCCGGGGAACCGCCGCCCTCGCGACCGGGGAGTTCGAGTCCGCGTACGCGCATCTGGTGCGCATCTTCGATCCGTCGGACATCGCATACAACGACCGGATGAAGGCGTACGCGGTGGTGGAACTGGTCGAGTCGGCCACTCTGGCCCGGTGCCCCGAGCGGGTCCGCGACCTGCACCGGCAGTGGGCGGCTGAGGCTGAGCGGACGGGTTCGCCGCACCTGACGATCGGCGTGGCGGTAACCGCGCCGGTGTTGTCCGCCGATCCGCAGACCGCCTTCGACGCCGTGTTCACCGACGCGCTCAACCAGTGGCCCGTCCACCGGGCGAAGGTGTTGCTCGCGTACGGCAGATGGCTGCGGCGCAACCGACGGATCAGCGAGTCCCGCGCCACGCTACGCGCCGCCCAGGACCTCTTCGACGCCCTGGAGATGCCGCCCTGGAGCGAGCGGGCGGCTCAGGAACTCCGCGCCTCCGGGACGCAGGCCCGGGGTCGGCCCGCCGTGACGCCGGGTCGGCTCACCCCCCAGGAGCGTCAGATTGCGATCTTGGCTGCGGAGGGGCTGACCAACGCCGAGATCGCCGAGAAGCTGTACCTGTCGTTCCGGACCGTTCGCACGCACCTGTACCACATATTCCCGAAGCTGGGTGTGACATCCCGAACGGAACTGGCGACGGTGATGTCCGCCGACGTCCTTGATGGGTAATTTCGCGGCGAATATCGGTCACGTCATAGGTCATGCGTCGTACGCCTCGGACCACTCCCCGCCCTACCGTTGACTTATGATCGACCAGCGACACGACGCGCCACCGCCACCGGACTGGACCTTCTCCGTCCTCGGACCGTTGCGGGGGTGGTACCGCGACACCGAGGTGGATCTCGGCTCCCGCCAGCAGCAGGCGGTCCTCGCGGCCCTGCTGCTGCGCGACGGCGCGCAGGTGGGCATCGAGGAGTTGGTCGACGGCCTGTGGCGGGATGCCCCGCGCGCCGCCGTCGGGACCGTCCGCACCCACCTCTCGCGGTTGAACCGTCTCCTGAACCCCTCGGGCGATGCGGATCGGGTCATCCGGTCGGCCGCCGGCGGCTACCATCTGCCGTCGGCCACCTTCAGCCTGGACCTGACCGGCTTCCGCCACCTGCTTGACGCGTCCTCGACCGCACCGACGGACGACGCGGCACGGGGCCTGCGGGCCGCGCTGCACCTGTGGTGCGGCACGGCGTTGCTCGGGCTACCTGGGCCGTACCTGGAGGGCCAGCGTCGCCGCCTCATGCTGATGCGGTCGGCCGCGCTGGAGCGGCGCATCGCCATCGACATCGAGCAGGGCAGGTGCGTCGAGGCGCTGGCCGACCTGGTCGTCGTCGCCGCCGAGCAGCCGTACGACGAAGCACTCTGCGCGCTGCACATGCGCACCCTCTGGAAGCTGGGACGCCGGGCTGAGGCACTGGCCGAATACCACCGTATCCGCGGGCTCCTCGCCGCGGAGGTGGGCGTCGACCCCGGCCTCGCCCTCCAGGATCTCTACCTGCGGATACTGTCTAGTGCGGACAACGCCGGCAGGCTGCGGCGTAAGCTACCGCGCAGCCCTGGTCGGTCGATGATGCTCCTCGGTGCCGGCGGCGGGTAGCCCCCCGACCGGGTCGTCCGGGCTAACCCGCCCGGGTGTAGCGGTGCTTGACCCCAGGTGGAAAGTACTCGGCGTCACCGGTGGTGCGCATGTCAACCCGCGGCAGCTGTCGTCCGGATGGTACGTAGTGGGCGAACTCGCTATTGAGCCGCAGCAGCGCGGCGTGCACCGACTCGGTCAGGACAGCGGCGCGCGCCAGTTCGGGGTGGATCCCCGGAGCCAACTCCACCACGACGGAGAGCGCAGGTTCGTGCTCGGCATCGGTCGTCACGCCGAGCACGAACTTCCCGGTCACCCACTCCGCGACGTCGGGGTGTTCCAGTCCTGCCGCGATGTTCTCCGGATAGACGTTCGCACCGAAGTACGAGACGGCGAACAGGGAACGGCCGAAGACGTAGACGAAGGGCAGCGCGGGCGCACCCCGTGTCGGGACGGCGTCGCCGGCGTGGGGATCGCCCTCCACGACCGCCGCGAGTGGATCGAAGCCCCGGTCGCGGCAGAAGCGCAGCATCCGCTGGTACGGCACGACCCCACCCTCGTCCGCGATGTGGTAGCGGACCAGCGGCACCTCGCCGTCACAGCTGAAGACGAGGGTGTGCCCGTGCGTCTCGAAGTAGCGGGTCATCGGGTCGTACTGCACCAGTGTGGGGAGCCGGTCGGCACCGAACAGTTCCCGTGCCGCGGCCGGGTTCGCGGCCAGGAACCGACGGATGGTGATGCTCAACGGCGTCTCGTTGCCGAGCACCCCCGCGTCGGCCGTGCCGTACAGCGACGCCGAGTCGAAGGCCGGCCGGGACATCCCCGCCCGGCGGCCCACCAGGTCGCGCCATTGCTCGCTGAACACCTCGCCGGCGAGCAGCAGCCGGATCGAGTACCGGGGCCAGTCGATGTCGCGTTCAACGCCAGCGTCGATGAGGCCCTTGAGGAAGGGTGGATAGCCGGCCAACACCACCTGGTCGAAGTGCGGTCCGAGCTCGGTGACGACGCGGAGGATCTCCTCGACGTTGTTGCCGGGAGTGGCGATCGTTATCGCGTAGCCGCGGCTGGCGAGGTGACGCCAGCAGGCGGCGGTGTACATCCCGCCGACCCAGTTGCCCAGCGCGAAGCAGACCACGGCGAGGGTGCGCCGGGTGTCGGCCCGGAAGCTGCCGTGCATGACCTGCTCGAACCGTTGGCTGACGACCAACTCGTCCACCGTCGAGCGGGGCCACACGGTGGGCTGCCCGGACGAGCCCGAGGAAACCGCCACCACGTCGCAGCCGTCCAGCCGGCCGCCACGGCACAGGTCGGGCAGCGGGTACCGGCGCTGGTAGCCCTCCTTGGTCAACAGGGGAATCCGCGCGAAGTCGTCGACCGCTTGGATCTCCGTCGGATCCAGGCCGTGCGCCTCCAGAAAGCTCCGATAGGCCGGCACGGTGGCCGCCACATCCTGGAACAGCTCCAGCGCCCGGGTCGCCTCGTCCTCGTCTTCGCTCCACTCGTTCGGTCCGAGCCAGCCCGGCACAGCGGTCGTGCCCAGCGCGTAGCGGTTTAGGTCACGCATCACGGTCTCCCTAGGGTCGGCCCAGCAGCGGGGCATAGTTGTCACGAAATATCCGCTGGCCGTACGCGCTTAGGAGCGGGTTGCGAACGGCGGACGGCAGCCCAATGGAGCGGTCGCGGCGGCGGGTCTGGGCGAGTACCCAGTCGGTACGGGGGCGACGGCGTGTCTGGAAGGCGGCCAGCGCGGCGGGGATATCCGCCGCCTGGCGCAGTGACTCGGCGAGCACGATCGCGTCCTCGAACGCCATCGCGGCGCCTTGAGCCATGTTCGGCGAGCAGGCGTGTGCTGCGTCGCCCACGAGCAGCACCGTGCCGCGTATCCAGGTCGGGAGCACGACCTCCTCGTTCGGGCCCGCGTGCCCCCTGCCGTCGGTCTGGCCCAGCAGGGTCGGTACCGGCTCGGCGAACATCGCCAAGGCCACCTCCCGCCAGTCCGACCGCGCGCCACCCGGGCCGGTGTTCAGGTAGCAGTAGAGTTGCCGCCCGTTGATCGGGATGGTGAGGAACTGGATCCCGGGTCCGAGCTGCACCGACCACGCGGTGTCGGTGTCGGTGCGGGGAGCGAGGAAGCGATAGGCGTACTGGTCGAGCCGCCGCGCCAGACCGTCGCCGAAGGCGAGCCGCCGGACCGTGGAGTGCACGCCGTCGGCGCCGATGATCAGGTCGTAGATGTCACTGCTGCCGTCGTTGAACTCGACTAACGTCCGGCTGCCCACCGCGGTCAGGCTCATGGGGGTCAGACCCCAGCGCACGGGCTGGCCTTCCAGCGCGTCCAGCAGCCTGCGGTGCAGTTCGCTGCGGTGCAGGGCGAGGCACGGGCCGACGTCACGCCACATCCCGTCGACGTCGACCTCAAAGAGCCGCCGGCCCCGCGAGGTCGCGGTCCGTTGGCGCTCGATCCGGACGGCGATATCCGCGACCGGATCGAGCAGGCCAAGCTCACGTAGCGCGCGGGTGGCATTTCCGGGCAGGTAGATGCCGCTGCCTGCGGGAGCCGGACCGGCTAACCGCTCGACGACGTGGATCTCGGCCCCCCAGTCTCGCAGCGCATGGACGAGGGACAGGCCGGCAAGGCCGGCACCTACCACGAGCACCCGAATACCGTCGCCACGCATCCCGGATCCCTTCCATCGTCCCCGCCGGGCCGCCGATCCGGCGGGACGGCGGTACTGTCCACCGCGGCCGACGGTAGCGAGCGGAGATCAACGACGTGTTGACGTGAGCCGCGACGGCATCCCGCCGGCGACGTGAACAACCCCTCGTCGACGTCCGTAGTCCAGTTCATGAGCTTGAGTTGGACAGCGGGCGTGCTGGCGTTGACGCTGGCGAGCGCCCCCGCCCCCGGGGAACCCCCCGCGCTGCCGGCGACCGAGACCGGCTCCTGCGTAGGTCGGTCCCCGGTTACGGCCACCGACATGTCCTGGCCACAGGGCCGGATGGCGCCGCACCTGGTGTGGCCGCTGACCGGCGGCCGCGGGACGGTGGTGGCGGTGGTCGACACCGGGGTGAGCCGCGTCAGCCCGTCCCTGGCCGGCGCGGTGCGATCCGGCCGGGACGTGGTCACGGGCGGCCCCGCCACGGATGACTGCCTCGGCCGGGGCACCGCGCTCGCGGGGATCGTCGCGGCCCGCCCGACGCCGGGTACGGCGATGGCCGGAATGGCGCCCGAGTCCGAAGTCCTGCCGATCCGCGTGGTGGATCCCGCCGGACGGGTACCACCGGACGCCCTGGCCGATGGCATACGGGCCGCCGCCGCCGAACGGGCGACGGTCATCCTGGTCGGGGCGGGTGTTCCGATCGACAGTGCCGGCCTGCGGGCCGCCGTGGCCGAGGCCGTGGCCGCCGACAGCCTGATCGTCGCCGTGGCGACGACCGGCGACGACGGCTCCGAAGTGTCCTACCCGGCGGCCTACCCGCAGGTGCTGGCGGTTACGGGCGTCAACGTCGACGGCGCGCCGATCGCCGCCGGCGACCCCAGCCAGGCCGGCGGCCGGCAGGGGAGCGTCGACCTGGCCGCACCAGCCGCCGGCGGTTACAGCATCGGGCCGGCTGGACCGGGGCACTACCGTGTCGGCGGCCCTGCCGTGGCCGCCGCGTACGTGGCCGGCACGGCGGCGCTCGTCCGCTCGTACCATCCCGGTCTGGGTTGGTCGCAGGTTCGCGACCGGCTGCTGGCGACCGCCGAGCCGCCGCCCGCCCGGTACGCCGGGGCACTCGGCGCCGGCACCGTCGACCCGTACGCCGCCGTGTCCGGCGTGGTGGCCCGCCCGTCGTCGCCACCGACGCTCCGGGGCGCGGCGGTGGTCCTGCCGGGGCCGCCGAACACGGACCCGGCGATCCGGATCGCCGGGATCGCCGGCTCGATGCTGCTCGCCGTCGCCGCCGCGACCGCGGCGGTGGCCCTCACTCTCCGGTCGGCGCGGCGGCGTCGACGGTAGCCGCCGGCTCGGACCAGGCGGTCTGGATCAGTCTGCTGCCCCGGCGGGTGCAGAGTAGTGCCCGTCCGGGCGGCAGGTGGCGCGGCTTGGTCCCGCCGAGCAGCGGGCCCTCGGTCGGCGGGCAGGACAGCGCGATGTCCGGGCTGTTGGTCTCCTGGAGTCGCCGGATCAGCGGATCCATCGACATCCGGGACAGGTTCGCCGCGCCCCGGGTCAGCACGAGGTGAAAGCCGATGTCGGCACCCTGTTGCAGCAGCGGGACGAGCGGCTGGAGCGGGCCGTCCATGCCGGCGAGCATCTCGTAGTCGTCCACCAGCACGAACAACCGTGGTCCGGACCACCAGTCGCGGCGGCGGAGCTGCTCGGGGGTGATGTCCGCGCCGGGCACCCGGGGCCGCAGGCCGGCCAGCGCGTCGGCGACGGTGGCCCGGGTGGACTCCGCCGAGACCGAGTAGCCGAGCCGGTACTCCGCCGCGATCGCGTCGAACAGCGTCCGGCGGTAGTCGACCAGTAGAACGCGCGCCTCCTCCGGGGTGAACCGGGTGGTGATCGACCGGGCCAGGTGGCGCAGCAGGTTCGACTTACCGCTTTCCGCGTCGCCGAGCACTGTCAGGTGGGGCACCTCGCCGAAGTGGTGCCAGACGGGTGCCATCCGCTCCTCGTCGAGACCGATCGGCACCCGCAGGTCACCTTCTGGGGCGGGCAGGCTGGCCACTTCGAGCACGGCCGGCAGCGTGCGCACCGGTGGGGCCGAGGGACCGGTCCAGAAGTCCGCGACCGAGGCGGCGAGGTCCCGTGCTCCGGCCGGCACCGAGTCGGCGTCCTCGATCCCGTCGATGCGCGGCAACGCGCCGAGGAAATGCAGCTTGTCGGGGGTCAGCCCGCGCCCGGGCACCTGCGGCACGGTGGCCGCGAGCCGCAGGTCGATGGTGGAGTCGACCGGGTCGCCGAGGCGCAGCTCCAGCCGGGTGCCGATCTGGTCGCGCATCCCGTGGTGCACCTCCGACCAGCGCGACGCGGTGAGCAGCAGGTGGACGCCGAAGTTCAGTCCCCGGGCGGTGATCTGCCGCACCGCCGCGTCGACCGCCTCGAACTCCTGGCGCAGCGTGAACCAGCCGTCCACGACCAGGAAAACGTCGCCGTACGGGTCGTCGGTGATGTCCCCGGCGGCCCGCTGCCGCCGGTAGGTGGCCATCCCGTCGATGCCGCGTTCGGCGAACGTCCGTTCCCGGCGCGCGATCAGGCCCGTGATCTCGGCGATGGTGCGCCGCACCCGGTCCTCGTCAAGACGCCCGGCGACGCTGCCCACATGCGGTAGGTCGGCGATGGTGGCGAGCGTGCCACCGCCGAAGTCGAGGCAGTAGAACTGCACCTCGGCGGGGCTGTGGGTCAGCGCCAGCGCCGCGATGACGCTGCGCAACAGGGTGCTCTTGCCGCTCTGCGGCCCGCCGGCCACGCCCAGGTGCCCACCGACGCCGGACAGGTCGACGGTGAGCAGCTCCCGCACCTGCTCGGCCGGCTTGTCGATGTAGCCGACCGGGGCGACCAGCCGGCCGTTGCCAGGCCACCGCGCGGCCGACAGACCCCGCTCCGGGTCGGGCTCCAGCGCGGGCAGAAGCTGGTCGAGCGTGGGCGCGGCGGCCAGCGGCGGCAGCCACACCTGGTGGGCCGGCGGGCCCTGGTTCTCCAGCTGCGACACCAGCACCGACATCACGCTGGCGACCTGCTCATCGGTCCCGTCCGGCGCGGCGTCGACCTCCGGCTCCGCCGGCAGCGGCTCCGTGTGCCGGTGCGGCACGTGGTCCAGCAGGTACGGCACCACCTGGCGCTGGACGATCTCCTGCCGCACCCGGGCCGTCTTGGTCCGGTGGGCACCGGAGACGTAGGCGGCCTTGAACCGCACCAGCGTCGACACATCGGTGCGCAGGTAACCGTTGCCCGGTGCCGACGGCAACTCGTAGGCGTCCGGCACGCCGATCACCGACCGGGACTCCAGCGCCGAGAAGGTCCGCAACCCGATCCGGTACGACAGGTGCGACTCCAACTGTCCGATCCGGCCGTCATCGACCCGCTGGCTGGCCAGCAGCAGGTGCACCCCGAGGGAGCGGCCGAGCCGGCCAATCATCACGAACAGATCGATGAAGTCCCGGTGGGCGGCGAGCAGCTCGCTGAACTCGTCCACCACGATGAACAGGGTCGGCAGCGGGTCCAGCTCGGCGCCCTGGGCACGGGCCCGCTCGTACTCCAGCACCGAGCTGTAGCCGCCGACGGCGCGCAGCAGCTCCTGCCGGCGGACCAGCTCGCCCTGGAGGGCGTCGCGCATCCGGCCGACCAGCGCCGCCTCGTCGGCCAGGTTGGTGATCACTGCGGAGGTGTGCGGCAGCTCGTCCAGGCCGAGGAAGGTAGCGCCGCCCTTGAAGTCGACCAGCACGAAGTTGAGGGTCTCCGAGGAGTGCGTGGTGGCCAGCGCCAGCACGAGCGTGCGCAACAGCTCACTCTTGCCCGAGCCGGTGGCGCCGATCAGCATCCCGTGCGGACCGGAACCGCCCAGCGCCGACTCCTTGATGTCCAGCTCCACCGGGGTGCCGTGCCGGTCCACCCCGATCGGCACCCGCAGCCGCTGCGCGACGGGCCGGGTGGCCCACAGCTCACCGAGGTCCAGCGCGCGGGGATCGGAAATGCCGAGCAGGGTCGGCAGGTCGAAGTCGGTGCTCATCGCCTCCCGATCTGGCTCGGTGGCGAGCGCGAGCCGGTACGGCGAGAGCAGCCGAGCCAGCGCGGTGGCGACCGGCACGCCGAGCGAGTCGGGGGTGGCCAGCCGGGTGTGCACCGGACTGCCCACCCGGTCGGGGCGGATCATCTCCAGTGTCTCCGCGTCGACGGAGAGGCACAGCACCTCCTTGTCACCGCTGACCGCCGGGTTGTCCAGGTCAAGGAGCAGCGCGTTGCGATAGCCGCCGCTGGTGAAGCGGTTTCCGTTCGGCAGCCGGCCGCCGTCGCGGATCACCAGCACGTACGGCTCGTCCCGGGTCACCCGGGCGTCGCGCTCGAAGCGGGGACGCTGGGTGAAGCCCTCACCGAGCATGCGTTCGATCCCGTCGATGCCGTCGGCGACCAGCCGGGCCTGTCCCGCGGCGTCCTGCTCGCTGTGGTGCTGCAGGTGCGGCAGCCACTTCGCCCACTCCCAGGCGGCGGCTCCCTCGGTGCCGACGCAGAGCGCCACCGTCACCTCCTCCGGCGCATGCAGGGTGACCAACTGCGCCACCAGCGCGCGCACCAGCGCCCGTGCGAGTTCCGGGTCACCGGCGACGCGGATCTCGGCGAAACCGGGCAGGAACAGCGACACGGGCAGCCCCGGTACGCTGCCGTAGGCCCGGATGAACCGGCGTAGCGACTTGGCGGCCAGCGGCTCCAGATCCTCGATCGGTTTGGTCTGTAGCGGGGTGATCCGTACCGCCAGCCGCTGCTCGCCGGTGCCGACCCGCACCTCCAGGAAGTCCGGGTGACTGGGACGGCGTTCCCACCGCCGCGACGTCATCGCCAGCGACCACAACGCGCCCGGCTCCGGATCCCGCCACAGCGCCGCGTCACGTTGCTGAGTGACGTACCGCCGGACCCGGCGCCGGTGCTGCGCCAGGTGCCGCAGGTAGTCGC
This is a stretch of genomic DNA from Micromonospora sp. WMMD1082. It encodes these proteins:
- the eccCa gene encoding type VII secretion protein EccCa, yielding MATVIFKRPARRSGPETPSGELSLQEPPELAEQQSNGLRMVLMVLPMALMAGVMALMFSGGGSSRGPMSWMMSGMMVVAMGGMMLGQLVTGGGNRKQRTGAERRDYLRHLAQHRRRVRRYVTQQRDAALWRDPEPGALWSLAMTSRRWERRPSHPDFLEVRVGTGEQRLAVRITPLQTKPIEDLEPLAAKSLRRFIRAYGSVPGLPVSLFLPGFAEIRVAGDPELARALVRALVAQLVTLHAPEEVTVALCVGTEGAAAWEWAKWLPHLQHHSEQDAAGQARLVADGIDGIERMLGEGFTQRPRFERDARVTRDEPYVLVIRDGGRLPNGNRFTSGGYRNALLLDLDNPAVSGDKEVLCLSVDAETLEMIRPDRVGSPVHTRLATPDSLGVPVATALARLLSPYRLALATEPDREAMSTDFDLPTLLGISDPRALDLGELWATRPVAQRLRVPIGVDRHGTPVELDIKESALGGSGPHGMLIGATGSGKSELLRTLVLALATTHSSETLNFVLVDFKGGATFLGLDELPHTSAVITNLADEAALVGRMRDALQGELVRRQELLRAVGGYSSVLEYERARAQGAELDPLPTLFIVVDEFSELLAAHRDFIDLFVMIGRLGRSLGVHLLLASQRVDDGRIGQLESHLSYRIGLRTFSALESRSVIGVPDAYELPSAPGNGYLRTDVSTLVRFKAAYVSGAHRTKTARVRQEIVQRQVVPYLLDHVPHRHTEPLPAEPEVDAAPDGTDEQVASVMSVLVSQLENQGPPAHQVWLPPLAAAPTLDQLLPALEPDPERGLSAARWPGNGRLVAPVGYIDKPAEQVRELLTVDLSGVGGHLGVAGGPQSGKSTLLRSVIAALALTHSPAEVQFYCLDFGGGTLATIADLPHVGSVAGRLDEDRVRRTIAEITGLIARRERTFAERGIDGMATYRRQRAAGDITDDPYGDVFLVVDGWFTLRQEFEAVDAAVRQITARGLNFGVHLLLTASRWSEVHHGMRDQIGTRLELRLGDPVDSTIDLRLAATVPQVPGRGLTPDKLHFLGALPRIDGIEDADSVPAGARDLAASVADFWTGPSAPPVRTLPAVLEVASLPAPEGDLRVPIGLDEERMAPVWHHFGEVPHLTVLGDAESGKSNLLRHLARSITTRFTPEEARVLLVDYRRTLFDAIAAEYRLGYSVSAESTRATVADALAGLRPRVPGADITPEQLRRRDWWSGPRLFVLVDDYEMLAGMDGPLQPLVPLLQQGADIGFHLVLTRGAANLSRMSMDPLIRRLQETNSPDIALSCPPTEGPLLGGTKPRHLPPGRALLCTRRGSRLIQTAWSEPAATVDAAAPTGE